From Pelotomaculum schinkii, one genomic window encodes:
- a CDS encoding (2Fe-2S)-binding protein has translation MSEILNLYVNGTKMQAIAKPESTLLEVLRDELHLVSPKCGCNHGDCGACTVILDGKAVKSCTVLALTAEGKKVVTVEGLSNGSELHPVQQAFIKYGAPQCGYCTPGMVMATVAFLLDNPTPKEEEIKDALSGNLCRCGGYKEYVKAVSAVVSGEFGRLPEGSEINA, from the coding sequence ATGTCAGAGATTCTAAATTTATATGTGAACGGTACAAAAATGCAAGCGATTGCAAAGCCTGAATCGACGCTTCTGGAAGTTTTAAGAGACGAACTGCATCTGGTTAGTCCTAAATGTGGTTGTAACCATGGAGATTGCGGAGCTTGTACGGTAATTCTTGATGGAAAAGCGGTAAAGTCTTGCACTGTTCTGGCGCTTACGGCAGAAGGGAAAAAAGTTGTAACAGTTGAGGGTCTCAGTAATGGCTCCGAACTTCACCCGGTTCAGCAGGCATTTATCAAATATGGCGCTCCACAATGTGGTTATTGCACGCCTGGTATGGTAATGGCGACAGTTGCGTTCCTATTGGATAATCCGACTCCAAAGGAAGAGGAAATCAAGGATGCCTTAAGTGGAAATCTTTGCAGATGCGGTGGATATAAGGAGTATGTTAAAGCTGTTTCGGCTGTAGTAAGCGGAGAATTCGGCCGCCTCCCGGAAGGAAGTGAGATAAATGCTTAA
- a CDS encoding FAD binding domain-containing protein: MRKYKFEAPQSFEELFEIMHRANFEKDEIKFVAGGTDFVPRLNFELNMIPSEQKQPLQIMYLGCLGIDSIIEKDGIISIGACCKLNDIMKNPVICEKLPVLVETISQMAGLTIRNTGTIGGNIMNASPANDSIPTFIVLDANFILKSEKKERTVKASEFFTGPGKTVAKPDEVLTRIEINLKKGHASFKKLGRRQAETLSVVNAAAYVEQENSVCKTVRVAVGSVGPTVIRCERVEVALRGKKLTEDVIKTASLKVLNEINPIDDLRASAWYRNKTAPVMVSRAIKAAAGIRGE, translated from the coding sequence ATGAGAAAATACAAGTTTGAAGCGCCGCAGTCGTTTGAAGAGCTTTTTGAGATTATGCACAGAGCCAATTTCGAGAAGGACGAAATAAAGTTCGTGGCAGGGGGAACGGATTTTGTTCCCCGGCTTAATTTTGAACTGAATATGATCCCAAGCGAACAAAAACAGCCCCTGCAAATCATGTATTTGGGATGCCTTGGCATAGATTCCATTATTGAAAAGGACGGAATAATCTCTATAGGTGCTTGCTGCAAACTGAACGATATAATGAAAAATCCTGTTATTTGTGAAAAACTTCCCGTTCTGGTTGAAACAATTAGTCAAATGGCGGGGCTTACAATTAGAAATACTGGAACGATCGGTGGAAACATTATGAATGCCTCTCCGGCTAATGATAGCATCCCAACCTTTATAGTACTGGATGCAAACTTCATTTTAAAGTCGGAAAAAAAAGAGAGAACAGTAAAAGCTTCAGAATTTTTCACAGGGCCGGGAAAGACTGTCGCCAAACCGGATGAAGTTCTTACAAGGATTGAAATCAATTTGAAAAAAGGACATGCTTCCTTTAAAAAGCTTGGAAGAAGGCAGGCTGAAACGCTTTCTGTTGTTAATGCGGCAGCCTATGTGGAGCAGGAGAATAGTGTATGTAAAACCGTGCGCGTGGCAGTTGGATCTGTGGGGCCTACCGTAATTCGTTGTGAGCGGGTTGAAGTTGCTCTGCGCGGGAAAAAGCTTACGGAAGATGTAATTAAAACTGCCAGCTTAAAAGTGCTGAATGAAATCAATCCCATCGATGACCTCAGAGCAAGTGCATGGTACCGGAATAAAACTGCACCGGTAATGGTTTCCCGCGCGATCAAAGCGGCAGCAGGAATAAGGGGGGAGTAG
- a CDS encoding MerR family DNA-binding transcriptional regulator, whose amino-acid sequence MEKLLTSHQLAKLLNVWPHTLHCWEREGKLKPLLTPGGHRRYKESQIMTSSFSARIYGKRGWRVAKKLTWLIEQEVTACENHG is encoded by the coding sequence ATGGAAAAGCTGTTAACATCTCACCAGCTAGCAAAGTTATTAAATGTATGGCCTCATACGTTGCATTGCTGGGAAAGAGAAGGGAAATTAAAACCACTGCTTACACCTGGCGGCCATAGGCGGTACAAGGAATCACAAATAATGACTTCTAGTTTTTCCGCCAGGATATACGGTAAGCGTGGCTGGAGAGTGGCAAAAAAGCTGACCTGGCTTATTGAGCAGGAGGTGACT